The sequence below is a genomic window from Sulfuracidifex metallicus DSM 6482 = JCM 9184.
TGATAGAGGTAGGTTGTGGAGATGGTAGAATTTCAAAGTTCATAAATCCAGATTTATGTATAGAAATAGATGAAGAGTTTAAAGCACAATTGAAAAAATACAATCTAGTGATATCAGATGCGTCATATCTTCCTGCATTAAGAGGAGAGATAGTTGCCTCTTTACCATATTATATAACGCGCGACTTCATGCATCAACTTTCAGAACTGGATGTAGGCAAGGCAACGCTAATACTTCAGAAAGACTTTATAGATAAAATTCTAAATTATACTAATAGTATTTCTCTTATACTAAATTATTATTTCATAATAGAAAGAAAGGAAGTGATACCACCTAATGCATTCTCGCCTGTTCCTAAAGTTTACTCCGTAATAGTATTATTTAATAGGCAAAGAAGATATGACGAAAATATCTCTAATATTTTAGAATGTATAGGGAATTATAGGAATAAGACCTTAAGGAGAGCCGCATCCCTATGTAATTTAGAATCACAGTCAGAAATTCATGTAGGTGAGTTCAAGCCTTGGCAGGTACGTCAGTTATTGAGTTTAATAAAATCAAAATATGCGTAAACGATCAAGTTTACGAGCCTGCCGAGGATACTGAATTGATGTTTGAGATAATTAATGCGGAGAAAAACGAGAAGGTATTAGAAGTGGGTCCTGGAACTGGTATAATTTCAGTTTCGTTGGCGTTGAAAGGAGCTGAAGTTACTGCAATTGATATCAATCCTTATGCTTCTGAAGCTACGCTATGTACGGCAAAAATAAATAAAGTACAAATTAATATAATAAATGGTGATTTATTATCACCCATAAGACCTTTCGTTTTCGACGTTGCGGTTTTTAACCCACCCTATCTGCCATTTGAGGAGTATGACAGTTGGATAGGTTATAGTTGGTCTGGAGGTAAAAGCGGAGCA
It includes:
- a CDS encoding 16S ribosomal RNA methyltransferase A, coding for MSFQRPLIEVGCGDGRISKFINPDLCIEIDEEFKAQLKKYNLVISDASYLPALRGEIVASLPYYITRDFMHQLSELDVGKATLILQKDFIDKILNYTNSISLILNYYFIIERKEVIPPNAFSPVPKVYSVIVLFNRQRRYDENISNILECIGNYRNKTLRRAASLCNLESQSEIHVGEFKPWQVRQLLSLIKSKYA
- a CDS encoding class I SAM-dependent methyltransferase → MAGTSVIEFNKIKICVNDQVYEPAEDTELMFEIINAEKNEKVLEVGPGTGIISVSLALKGAEVTAIDINPYASEATLCTAKINKVQINIINGDLLSPIRPFVFDVAVFNPPYLPFEEYDSWIGYSWSGGKSGAESLIKFLSEVKASRIYTLYSSLSDEDAILAELKNIGLCIKTKREKQIGLETLFGIELVKCLG